In the Sediminibacter sp. Hel_I_10 genome, one interval contains:
- a CDS encoding DUF1761 domain-containing protein has translation MDFNILAIVVAAVVPLIVGFIWYNPKTLGIVWMRESGMTEEKFKNSNILVIFSITLVLSVLLSFSTQMLTIHQMGAYSLMGGNPAEALPSYQAFMEDYGTAFRTFKHGAFHGVLSALFMFFPVIAITALFERRSWKYIFINTGFWTICLTIMGAIVCGWV, from the coding sequence ATGGACTTCAATATTTTAGCAATTGTAGTGGCAGCTGTGGTGCCTCTCATCGTAGGTTTTATTTGGTACAATCCTAAAACTTTAGGAATTGTCTGGATGCGAGAATCTGGGATGACCGAAGAGAAATTTAAAAACAGTAACATATTGGTGATTTTTAGCATCACTTTAGTGCTCTCTGTTCTGTTGTCCTTTTCAACACAAATGCTCACCATTCACCAAATGGGCGCCTATAGTCTCATGGGAGGCAATCCTGCGGAAGCACTGCCGTCTTACCAAGCTTTTATGGAGGATTATGGTACAGCTTTTAGAACGTTTAAACACGGTGCTTTTCACGGTGTATTGTCTGCTCTATTTATGTTTTTTCCGGTGATTGCAATTACGGCTTTATTTGAAAGAAGAAGCTGGAAATATATTTTCATAAATACAGGTTTTTGGACGATTTGTCTTACCATTATGGGCGCCATTGTTTGTGGTTGGGTTTAA
- a CDS encoding glutamine--tRNA ligase/YqeY domain fusion protein: MSEASKSLNFIEHIIEEDLENGLSQDKLRFRFPPEPNGYLHIGHTKAIGISFGLGQKYNAPVNLRFDDTNPAKEEQEYVDAIKKDISWLGYQWANELYSSDYFQKLYDWAVKLISDGKAYVDSQSSVAMAEQKGTPTQPGVDGPYRNRSIQENLELFQGMKDGKYDEGAHVLRAKIDMQHPNMLMRDPLMYRVLKKAHHRTGDTWCIYPMYDWTHGESDYIEQISHSLCSLEFKPHRELYDWFKEHVYDFAKEELPMLPKQREFARLNLSYTIMSKRKLLQLVQQNVVSGWDDPRMPTISGLRRRGYTPDAIKMFIDKVGVAKRDNVIDVSLLEFCIREDLNKNAPRVMAVLDPVKLVITNYPEDKEEWLEAENNQEDESAGFRKVPFSNELYIEKADFKEQASSKFFRLKLGGEVRLKNAYIIKAENVIKDANGNVTEIHCTYTTDTDRKVKGTLHWVSIKHAIKAEVREYDRLFMDEAPDSHEDKDFMEFLNPKSLEIIEAYVEPSLLEAEVGERFQFQRLGYFNVDKDSTSEHLVFNKTVGLRDSWAKSKPSAAKTKPQQNANAQQKRPAIEVIKQLGKKYTNLPEDKREKSKAEILKLAENVSYDDVQPLFNTAVKKAGTRIATMLALSVLLKNGQASNADIEDFIEKAKADKNELLVFEANAIS; this comes from the coding sequence ATGTCAGAAGCATCTAAATCGCTCAATTTCATAGAGCACATCATTGAGGAAGACTTAGAAAACGGATTATCACAAGACAAATTAAGATTTCGTTTTCCGCCAGAACCCAATGGATATTTACATATTGGTCATACAAAGGCCATTGGTATTAGCTTTGGTCTTGGCCAAAAGTATAATGCACCAGTCAACCTTCGTTTTGATGACACCAACCCGGCAAAGGAAGAGCAAGAGTATGTAGATGCTATTAAGAAAGATATTTCGTGGTTAGGTTATCAATGGGCAAATGAGCTCTATTCTTCAGACTATTTTCAAAAGCTATACGATTGGGCCGTAAAACTCATTTCTGACGGAAAGGCTTATGTAGATTCTCAATCAAGTGTTGCCATGGCAGAACAGAAAGGAACACCTACCCAACCTGGTGTTGATGGGCCTTACCGTAACCGCAGCATTCAAGAAAATTTAGAGCTTTTTCAAGGAATGAAGGATGGAAAATATGATGAAGGTGCTCATGTGCTAAGAGCAAAAATCGACATGCAGCATCCCAATATGCTAATGAGAGATCCTTTGATGTACCGTGTTTTGAAAAAGGCGCATCATAGAACTGGAGACACATGGTGCATCTACCCAATGTATGATTGGACTCATGGAGAAAGTGATTATATCGAGCAAATTTCCCATAGTTTATGCTCATTAGAATTTAAGCCTCACAGAGAGCTTTATGATTGGTTTAAGGAGCATGTGTACGACTTTGCAAAAGAAGAGCTCCCAATGCTTCCTAAACAACGTGAATTTGCAAGATTGAACTTGAGTTATACCATCATGAGCAAACGTAAATTGCTGCAATTGGTGCAACAAAATGTGGTTTCGGGCTGGGATGATCCCCGAATGCCTACCATATCTGGCTTAAGACGTCGCGGCTATACACCAGATGCCATTAAAATGTTTATTGATAAAGTAGGTGTTGCTAAACGCGATAATGTGATTGATGTTTCTTTATTAGAATTTTGTATTCGAGAAGATCTCAATAAGAACGCACCAAGAGTAATGGCCGTTTTAGACCCTGTAAAATTAGTGATTACCAATTATCCAGAGGATAAAGAAGAGTGGTTAGAAGCCGAAAATAATCAGGAAGATGAAAGTGCAGGTTTTCGCAAAGTGCCATTTTCCAATGAACTTTATATTGAAAAAGCAGATTTTAAGGAACAAGCAAGTAGCAAGTTTTTTAGACTAAAACTAGGTGGTGAAGTACGTTTAAAGAATGCCTATATCATCAAGGCCGAAAATGTAATTAAAGATGCTAACGGCAACGTTACAGAAATACACTGTACTTACACTACAGATACCGATAGAAAAGTTAAAGGCACCTTGCATTGGGTATCTATAAAACATGCCATTAAGGCCGAAGTAAGAGAATATGATCGTTTATTTATGGATGAAGCTCCAGACAGTCATGAAGACAAAGATTTTATGGAGTTTTTAAATCCAAAATCTTTAGAAATTATCGAAGCTTACGTAGAACCAAGTCTTTTGGAAGCCGAAGTAGGGGAGCGTTTTCAATTTCAAAGACTGGGTTATTTTAACGTTGATAAAGACAGCACATCAGAGCATTTGGTTTTTAATAAAACCGTAGGACTCCGAGATTCTTGGGCAAAATCGAAACCAAGTGCGGCCAAAACTAAGCCACAACAAAACGCCAATGCGCAACAAAAACGTCCCGCAATTGAAGTGATTAAGCAGCTAGGAAAAAAGTACACCAATCTGCCAGAAGACAAACGAGAAAAGTCTAAAGCTGAAATTTTAAAACTTGCCGAAAATGTGAGTTATGATGACGTACAGCCCTTATTTAATACGGCAGTAAAAAAGGCAGGAACACGTATTGCAACAATGCTAGCACTAAGTGTATTGCTTAAAAACGGACAAGCCTCTAATGCCGATATTGAAGATTTTATAGAAAAGGCCAAAGCCGATAAAAATGAGTTGCTGGTCTTTGAGGCCAATGCCATCTCTTAA
- a CDS encoding zinc ribbon domain-containing protein has product MKATNYKCPKCDHTTYKTGQMRATGGTLSKIFDVQSQKFTSVTCQRCTYTEFFKTKTSGLSNVFDFFTN; this is encoded by the coding sequence ATGAAAGCAACAAACTATAAATGTCCTAAGTGTGATCATACCACTTATAAAACTGGACAGATGCGTGCCACTGGCGGAACATTATCTAAAATATTTGATGTACAGAGTCAGAAATTTACTTCTGTAACTTGCCAAAGATGCACCTATACTGAGTTTTTTAAAACCAAAACGAGCGGATTAAGTAACGTTTTTGACTTTTTTACAAACTAA
- the folB gene encoding dihydroneopterin aldolase — MGTIKVENIRVFAHHGCLKEETKIGSDYRVDLKVKANLQTSAQSDQLSDTVDYVLLNRIVKEEMQQPSYLLETVAKRILNRIFIDDQMVHKATVSVSKLNPPIGGDVESVMIKMTQVRKKDE; from the coding sequence ATGGGCACAATTAAAGTTGAAAATATTCGCGTATTTGCGCACCACGGCTGTTTAAAGGAAGAAACCAAAATAGGAAGTGACTATCGCGTAGATCTCAAAGTAAAAGCAAATTTACAAACCTCAGCGCAAAGCGATCAATTGAGTGATACCGTAGATTATGTGCTTTTAAATAGGATTGTTAAAGAAGAAATGCAACAACCGTCTTACCTATTAGAAACGGTTGCCAAACGCATTTTAAACCGAATTTTTATAGACGATCAAATGGTTCATAAAGCCACGGTTTCTGTAAGCAAATTGAACCCTCCTATTGGTGGTGATGTTGAAAGCGTGATGATAAAAATGACTCAAGTTCGAAAAAAGGACGAGTAA
- a CDS encoding LysE family translocator codes for MLDDILTAIPFGIILAFTIGPVFFVLLETGATRGFRSAVIFDLGVILADVIFILVAFYSTNKLVDKIKDDPNFIIFGGVLLVAYGLISFLKTAKSFRSIVREYHRIDVKKNDLGKLFVKGFLLNFINIGVLMGWLGFIVIGSSITQGENGVTVFIITMISTYFIVDLFKIAAAKRLKSRLTPRLIYKTKKIVALVILGFGVLLLVQGFFPKGKERLQETIEHRF; via the coding sequence ATGTTAGATGATATATTAACTGCCATCCCGTTTGGTATTATTCTAGCCTTTACTATTGGACCTGTTTTTTTCGTACTGTTAGAAACTGGTGCTACTAGAGGGTTTAGAAGTGCAGTGATATTTGATTTAGGCGTTATTCTAGCAGATGTTATTTTTATTCTTGTTGCCTTTTACAGTACTAATAAACTGGTAGATAAAATAAAGGACGATCCCAATTTTATTATTTTTGGTGGAGTGCTCCTGGTGGCTTACGGCCTCATTTCCTTTTTAAAAACAGCAAAATCATTTCGGTCTATTGTACGAGAATACCATCGTATTGACGTGAAGAAAAACGATTTGGGAAAACTCTTTGTCAAGGGTTTTTTACTCAACTTTATTAACATAGGCGTACTTATGGGTTGGTTGGGTTTTATTGTTATAGGCAGTTCTATCACACAAGGCGAGAATGGCGTTACAGTCTTTATAATTACCATGATTAGTACTTATTTTATTGTCGATTTGTTTAAAATAGCTGCTGCCAAGCGTTTAAAAAGCAGATTGACTCCTAGATTGATCTACAAAACAAAAAAAATAGTGGCGCTTGTAATTTTAGGTTTTGGTGTTTTACTCTTGGTTCAGGGATTTTTTCCTAAAGGAAAAGAACGGTTACAAGAAACTATAGAACATCGATTTTAA
- a CDS encoding head GIN domain-containing protein translates to MKRFASLAFLLLSFTIGAQNPVLKDIGNFNEVKVFDLIEVNLIKAETNSVSITGDDIDDVEVINNGGKLKIRMKLDKIFNGEQTFVAVYYTSLDIIDGNEGAFITSNELIEQDHIELRAQEGAQLKIGLDVNKVDIKAVSGGIIETRGKAVSQDITINTGGIYEGQDFETKNTTVSIKAAGEADVYASDDVDAKVLAGGNVYIYGNPLHIKEKTTFGGKIKRVK, encoded by the coding sequence ATGAAAAGATTTGCAAGTCTAGCCTTTCTATTATTAAGCTTCACTATTGGTGCTCAGAATCCAGTGTTAAAGGATATTGGTAATTTTAATGAAGTCAAAGTATTTGATCTTATTGAAGTCAATCTCATCAAGGCCGAAACCAATAGTGTCTCCATAACAGGAGATGATATTGATGATGTAGAAGTGATCAATAATGGCGGTAAGTTAAAAATCCGTATGAAGCTTGATAAAATATTTAATGGCGAGCAAACATTCGTTGCAGTATACTACACGTCCTTAGACATCATAGATGGTAACGAAGGTGCTTTTATTACTTCAAATGAATTAATTGAACAAGATCATATTGAGTTAAGAGCTCAAGAAGGTGCTCAACTTAAAATAGGATTAGATGTTAATAAAGTTGATATAAAAGCCGTTTCTGGTGGAATAATAGAAACTAGAGGTAAGGCGGTATCACAAGATATTACTATTAATACCGGTGGTATTTACGAAGGACAGGACTTTGAAACTAAAAATACTACGGTAAGTATTAAGGCAGCTGGAGAGGCTGACGTTTATGCATCCGATGATGTTGATGCTAAAGTCTTGGCAGGAGGTAATGTTTACATCTACGGAAATCCGTTGCATATTAAAGAAAAAACCACTTTTGGTGGTAAAATCAAACGGGTTAAGTAA
- a CDS encoding heavy metal-binding domain-containing protein, with amino-acid sequence MILTTTNSIEGFKIKEYKGIVTGVAMTEKTPSIGFSMTKYYKAIKESIDLVKENAFQNLQENAKKLNANAVVGIKLDIEMTSANYAMVSVTGTAVFVAE; translated from the coding sequence ATGATATTAACTACTACCAATTCCATAGAAGGTTTTAAAATTAAAGAATATAAAGGCATTGTTACAGGTGTGGCAATGACAGAAAAGACACCTTCAATAGGCTTTAGCATGACTAAATATTATAAGGCCATTAAAGAAAGTATTGATCTTGTTAAGGAGAATGCCTTTCAAAATCTTCAAGAGAACGCCAAAAAGCTAAATGCTAATGCTGTTGTCGGTATCAAGCTTGATATTGAAATGACGAGCGCTAACTATGCCATGGTATCGGTTACAGGAACTGCAGTTTTTGTAGCCGAATAG
- the rnr gene encoding ribonuclease R, with amino-acid sequence MTKRKKGKPSNNKISNLTNTILSILKKDRNQTFNYKQIAAKLGVNDASSRNQIIKKLQQLKAKEEIEEVERGKFKIVNNNEYHTGIVDMASRGNGYIVTDDFDEDIYIASNNMNKALHGDEVEFYAYKRKNRGKIEGEVTNIIKRAKSEYVGVIQLHKNYAFVVVDSNKMYTDIFVPINKTNKAEDGDKVLVSLEEWPEKADSPNGKVIEVLGKPGEHNTEIHAILAEYGLPMEFPKEVEDFANTIDTSITETEISKRRDMRKDLTFTIDPKDAKDFDDALSFKVLENGLFEIGIHIADVSHYLEPDTVLDDEAYERATSVYLVDRVVPMLPEVLSNGACSLRPNEEKYTFSAVFKINDKAEIKDQWFGRTVTYSDARFAYEEAQAIIDNNLGKKWSDGDIDINIPAEVAISGKAYKTSKDIAQATLKLDELAKIMRRKRMSSGAISFDKVEVKFDLDEESNPVGVFFKSSKDANKLIEEFMLLANKKVAEFVGKQSKKKTFIYRVHDEPDESKLAALQNVVGRFGYKLNFKDRKSVSNSLNNLLKDVNGKKEQNLVDTLTIRTMSKAEYTTHNIGHYGLAFDYYTHFTSPIRRYPDVMVHRLLQQYLDGGASANEDVYEDRCNHSSNMENLAVRAERDSIKYMQIRFMEDHKNENFVGVISGVTDWGIYIEIIANKCEGMVSVRDMKDDHYQFDADHYALIGKKNNIMYQLGDEVVVKVKNTDLVKKHLDFTLIGKHED; translated from the coding sequence ATGACAAAACGAAAAAAAGGGAAACCTTCAAATAATAAGATTTCCAACCTTACAAATACAATTCTAAGTATTCTAAAAAAAGATAGAAACCAAACCTTCAACTACAAACAAATTGCTGCTAAACTTGGTGTTAATGATGCCAGTAGTAGAAATCAAATCATCAAAAAACTTCAACAGCTTAAGGCTAAAGAAGAAATCGAGGAAGTTGAACGTGGTAAATTCAAAATTGTTAATAACAACGAATACCATACAGGTATTGTAGACATGGCCTCTAGAGGAAATGGGTACATTGTTACTGATGATTTTGATGAGGACATCTACATCGCCTCAAATAATATGAACAAAGCGCTTCATGGTGATGAGGTAGAATTTTACGCTTACAAACGTAAAAATCGTGGTAAGATAGAAGGTGAAGTTACAAACATCATCAAACGCGCTAAGAGTGAATATGTAGGTGTGATACAGTTACATAAAAATTACGCTTTTGTAGTTGTAGATAGTAACAAGATGTATACAGACATCTTTGTACCCATAAATAAAACAAATAAAGCCGAAGATGGCGATAAAGTCTTAGTAAGTTTAGAAGAATGGCCAGAAAAGGCTGATTCTCCAAACGGAAAGGTCATAGAAGTTTTAGGTAAACCTGGAGAACACAATACTGAGATTCATGCTATTTTAGCCGAATATGGCTTACCAATGGAATTTCCGAAGGAAGTAGAAGATTTTGCCAACACAATAGATACCTCTATTACTGAAACCGAAATTTCTAAAAGACGGGATATGCGTAAAGATTTAACGTTTACCATTGACCCCAAGGATGCAAAGGATTTTGATGATGCCCTATCTTTTAAAGTTCTCGAAAATGGTTTATTTGAAATTGGTATTCACATTGCCGATGTATCGCATTACTTAGAACCAGATACGGTTTTAGATGATGAAGCTTATGAACGGGCTACCTCAGTTTATTTAGTAGATAGAGTAGTGCCAATGCTTCCCGAAGTATTATCAAATGGTGCTTGCTCCTTAAGGCCAAATGAAGAAAAATATACGTTTTCTGCCGTTTTTAAAATCAATGATAAAGCCGAAATTAAAGACCAATGGTTTGGGAGAACCGTCACGTATTCTGATGCCCGATTTGCTTATGAAGAAGCGCAGGCCATTATAGATAATAATTTGGGCAAAAAATGGTCAGATGGTGATATTGATATCAATATTCCAGCTGAAGTGGCTATTTCAGGAAAGGCTTATAAAACGTCTAAAGATATTGCTCAGGCCACTCTAAAGTTAGATGAGCTGGCAAAAATAATGCGTCGTAAACGTATGAGTTCTGGTGCCATTTCTTTTGATAAAGTTGAAGTTAAATTTGATTTGGATGAGGAATCTAACCCAGTAGGTGTATTCTTTAAATCTAGTAAAGATGCCAATAAATTGATTGAAGAGTTCATGCTCTTGGCCAATAAAAAGGTAGCAGAATTTGTTGGAAAACAATCTAAAAAGAAAACATTTATCTACAGGGTACATGATGAGCCAGACGAATCTAAATTGGCAGCCTTACAAAACGTTGTGGGTAGATTTGGTTATAAATTAAATTTTAAGGATCGCAAGAGTGTCTCTAATTCATTAAATAATCTTTTAAAGGATGTTAATGGAAAGAAAGAGCAAAACCTTGTAGATACCTTGACCATTCGTACCATGAGTAAGGCAGAGTATACTACGCATAATATTGGTCATTACGGTTTAGCTTTTGACTATTACACGCATTTTACATCGCCAATTCGTCGTTACCCAGATGTAATGGTACATCGCTTATTGCAACAGTATTTAGATGGCGGTGCTTCTGCCAATGAAGATGTGTACGAAGACAGATGTAATCACTCCAGTAATATGGAAAACTTAGCTGTTAGAGCAGAGCGTGATAGTATCAAATACATGCAAATCAGATTTATGGAAGACCACAAAAATGAGAATTTTGTTGGGGTCATTTCTGGTGTTACAGATTGGGGAATCTACATAGAGATCATTGCCAATAAGTGTGAGGGTATGGTAAGTGTGAGAGATATGAAAGATGATCATTATCAATTTGATGCAGATCATTATGCGTTGATTGGTAAAAAGAATAACATCATGTACCAGCTTGGAGATGAAGTTGTTGTTAAGGTTAAAAATACAGATTTAGTTAAAAAGCACTTAGATTTCACCTTAATAGGAAAACATGAAGATTAA
- the rpiB gene encoding ribose 5-phosphate isomerase B: MTISIGNDHAGTDYKKIIVAHLKSKGHTIKNYGTDSNDSVDYPDFVHPVAKDIESKIADVGIIICGSGNGANMTVNKHQGVRSALCWTKEIVTLARQHNDANILSIPARFTASQQAVEMVDTFLETEFEGGRHQNRINKIRAAH, encoded by the coding sequence ATGACCATATCTATAGGTAACGATCACGCCGGTACAGACTACAAAAAAATTATAGTAGCGCATCTTAAATCAAAAGGACATACCATAAAAAACTACGGTACAGATTCAAATGATAGTGTAGACTATCCAGACTTTGTACATCCTGTTGCTAAAGATATTGAGTCTAAGATAGCAGATGTTGGTATCATTATATGTGGTAGTGGTAATGGGGCCAACATGACGGTAAATAAACACCAAGGTGTACGTTCTGCATTGTGCTGGACGAAAGAAATTGTTACTTTGGCACGTCAACATAACGACGCCAATATTTTAAGTATTCCAGCAAGATTTACCGCATCTCAGCAAGCTGTTGAAATGGTTGATACTTTTTTGGAAACTGAATTTGAGGGTGGACGTCATCAAAACCGTATTAATAAAATTCGCGCAGCACACTAG
- a CDS encoding cation diffusion facilitator family transporter has protein sequence MSHSHSHSHSHSHQDLTGRNLLVSIFLNILITAAQVVGGLLSGSLALLSDALHNFSDVISLIVSYIANLLSKQQASLKKTFGYKRAEIVAAFINAATLIVVAVLLIIEAAKRFQHPEVIESTLVIWLSIIAILGNGFSVLLLKKDAKSNMNMKSAYLHLLTDMMASVAVLIGGLIMKYYQVFWIDSALTLAIALYLIVVGYDLLRDSFKVLMLFTPDTIQVKDIVKDIQTIKTIKNVHHVHIWQLNESEIHLEAHIDFNEDITLSEFDNVLHKIEAMVFHNFGINHVNIQPEFGKCDVKEIIVQD, from the coding sequence ATGAGCCATTCTCATTCTCATAGTCACTCCCATTCCCATCAAGATTTAACGGGACGGAATCTTCTGGTTTCTATCTTTTTGAATATCCTAATTACGGCAGCACAAGTTGTGGGAGGACTTCTATCTGGTAGTTTGGCACTTTTGAGTGATGCACTTCATAATTTTAGTGATGTGATCTCTTTGATTGTGAGTTATATCGCTAATTTACTATCTAAGCAACAAGCGTCACTTAAAAAAACCTTTGGTTATAAACGTGCTGAGATTGTAGCCGCTTTTATTAACGCCGCTACCCTTATCGTGGTCGCTGTGCTTTTAATTATTGAAGCTGCAAAACGTTTTCAACATCCAGAAGTTATAGAATCTACGTTGGTCATTTGGCTGTCGATCATTGCTATTTTAGGTAATGGTTTTAGTGTACTCTTGCTAAAAAAAGATGCCAAAAGCAATATGAACATGAAAAGTGCTTATTTACATCTTTTAACCGATATGATGGCTAGCGTTGCGGTATTGATTGGTGGATTGATCATGAAATACTATCAAGTGTTTTGGATTGATAGTGCCTTAACCCTTGCCATAGCATTGTACTTGATTGTTGTTGGCTATGATTTACTAAGGGACTCTTTTAAAGTACTCATGCTGTTTACGCCAGATACCATTCAAGTTAAAGATATCGTTAAGGACATTCAAACCATAAAGACCATTAAAAACGTGCATCATGTGCATATTTGGCAACTTAATGAGTCTGAAATTCATTTAGAAGCGCATATCGATTTTAATGAGGATATTACGCTGTCAGAGTTTGATAATGTGCTCCATAAAATTGAAGCTATGGTATTTCATAACTTCGGAATCAATCACGTTAATATCCAACCTGAATTTGGAAAATGTGATGTCAAGGAAATCATCGTTCAAGATTAG
- a CDS encoding GNAT family N-acetyltransferase, with protein MLNIYTKSFEELTIQELYDLLQLRSEVFVVEQDCIYQDIDGKDQKALHVMGYKAQKLVAYTRIFKPNDYFEYASIGRVVVKQEARKFQYGYAIMKASIDAIEMHFKEQQIKISAQTYLKTFYNNLDFFEVGEGYLEDSIPHIAMIKSN; from the coding sequence ATGCTAAACATCTATACAAAATCTTTCGAGGAATTAACCATTCAAGAGTTGTACGATTTACTCCAACTTCGTAGTGAGGTTTTTGTTGTTGAGCAAGATTGTATTTATCAAGATATTGATGGTAAAGATCAAAAAGCATTGCACGTTATGGGTTACAAAGCACAAAAGCTTGTCGCCTATACGCGCATTTTTAAGCCTAATGATTATTTTGAATATGCAAGTATTGGTCGCGTTGTGGTAAAGCAGGAAGCACGCAAATTTCAATATGGATATGCCATTATGAAAGCATCTATTGACGCCATTGAAATGCATTTTAAGGAGCAACAGATTAAGATTTCGGCCCAAACCTATTTAAAAACGTTTTATAATAATCTGGATTTTTTTGAAGTTGGTGAAGGTTATCTAGAAGATAGTATCCCTCACATTGCAATGATCAAAAGCAATTAA
- a CDS encoding OmpA family protein — protein sequence MTHEVYFETDQFEVPPTEHNRLLLFLSEIEGMDVSKVAIYGFTDDRGSDDYNLKLSQDRANSIKTIFSNNEFDESIITNVDGKGEVLLKLVKEDDISKIRGLNRKVEIVVSPFDPPRPKKTAEELADKKQEVREILNEELKAGDKFRLDNILFKTGYSKLLPESKETLEELGEALLNRKDIYFTIQGHVCCTQNSRDAIDRKTKKRNLSLARAKFIYDYLVKKGVDPRRMKYVGMRRKFPLGGDPKLDRRVEILVTYVGSSDN from the coding sequence ATGACACACGAAGTCTATTTTGAGACTGATCAGTTTGAAGTACCTCCAACAGAACACAATAGGTTGCTATTATTTCTCTCTGAAATAGAAGGAATGGATGTTTCCAAAGTAGCTATTTATGGCTTTACTGATGATCGTGGTAGTGATGATTACAATCTTAAATTATCCCAAGATCGCGCCAATTCTATTAAAACCATTTTTTCTAATAACGAATTTGATGAGTCTATCATTACCAATGTTGACGGTAAGGGTGAGGTATTACTGAAATTAGTTAAAGAAGATGATATAAGTAAGATTAGAGGCTTAAATAGAAAAGTTGAAATTGTAGTCTCTCCCTTTGATCCACCAAGACCAAAAAAAACTGCCGAAGAATTAGCAGACAAAAAGCAAGAAGTTAGAGAAATTTTAAATGAAGAACTTAAGGCGGGCGATAAGTTTCGACTTGACAATATTTTATTTAAAACAGGCTATAGTAAACTGCTACCAGAGTCTAAAGAAACCCTAGAAGAGTTAGGCGAAGCACTTCTAAATCGTAAAGATATTTACTTTACAATTCAAGGCCATGTCTGCTGTACCCAAAACAGTAGAGATGCTATAGATAGAAAAACAAAAAAACGTAATTTATCGCTTGCGAGAGCTAAGTTTATCTATGATTACTTGGTTAAAAAGGGAGTAGACCCAAGACGAATGAAATACGTGGGCATGCGTCGAAAATTTCCGCTAGGAGGTGATCCTAAACTAGATCGTAGGGTAGAGATATTAGTAACTTACGTTGGAAGTAGTGATAATTAA